One window of the Solirubrobacterales bacterium genome contains the following:
- a CDS encoding zinc-binding alcohol dehydrogenase family protein — protein MKAAVIHENGGPEVLRYEEVPDPECPDGCVLIEVEAISIEGGDLLARAGSPPPSVPHVVGYLAAGTVVEVGAGVEDRAVGDRLVTLNMAGSHASKRPVPAISTWPIPDGLDAAHAACVPVAFGTAQECLFIAGNLEGGQTALIHAGAGGVGMAAIQLAKQAGATVISTASSDEKLERLREFGLDHGINYARESFVERTRELTDGRGADVVLDSIGGQNLVDSIGALAYRGTLVSVGVAGRAGSSVEARDLWAQNNTLRGVFLGGAMMTEYARVHGMIADLFERLASGELRVQIDRTFPLAEAAAAHAYIESRQAFGRVVLTP, from the coding sequence ATGAAGGCGGCGGTGATCCACGAGAACGGCGGCCCGGAGGTGCTCCGCTACGAGGAGGTGCCTGATCCCGAGTGCCCCGACGGCTGCGTGCTGATCGAGGTCGAGGCAATCAGCATCGAGGGCGGTGACCTCCTGGCCCGCGCCGGCTCGCCCCCTCCGTCGGTCCCGCACGTCGTGGGGTACCTCGCCGCGGGAACGGTGGTCGAGGTCGGCGCCGGCGTGGAGGACCGGGCGGTCGGCGACCGGCTGGTGACTCTGAATATGGCGGGCTCGCATGCCTCCAAGCGGCCGGTTCCCGCGATCTCCACCTGGCCAATCCCGGACGGGTTGGACGCGGCTCACGCCGCCTGCGTCCCGGTCGCGTTCGGGACCGCGCAGGAGTGCCTGTTCATCGCCGGCAACCTCGAGGGCGGGCAGACGGCCCTGATCCACGCCGGCGCGGGGGGCGTCGGGATGGCCGCGATCCAGCTCGCGAAGCAGGCGGGTGCGACCGTGATCTCGACGGCGTCGAGCGACGAGAAGCTCGAGCGCCTGAGGGAATTCGGTCTGGACCACGGCATCAACTACGCCAGAGAGAGCTTCGTCGAGCGAACCCGCGAGCTGACCGACGGGCGCGGAGCCGACGTGGTCCTCGACTCGATTGGCGGCCAGAACCTGGTCGACAGCATCGGTGCGCTCGCGTACCGGGGGACGCTCGTCAGCGTGGGGGTGGCGGGCCGCGCCGGCTCGAGCGTCGAGGCGAGGGACCTATGGGCGCAGAACAACACGCTGCGCGGCGTCTTCCTCGGCGGGGCGATGATGACCGAGTACGCCCGGGTGCACGGAATGATCGCCGACCTGTTCGAGCGGCTCGCGAGCGGGGAGCTGCGCGTCCAGATTGACCGGACGTTCCCGCTCGCCGAGGCGGCTGCGGCGCACGCCTACATCGAAAGCCGCCAGGCCTTTGGTCGCGTCGTGTTGACGCCCTAG
- a CDS encoding sigma-70 family RNA polymerase sigma factor, with amino-acid sequence MQGRGATPPVARERTASVTGEASLLRRYAATRDPLLREELVRRFLPLARSLALRYRGTPEPLEDLIQVASLGLVKALDGFDPERGDSFKAYAAPTILGELRRHFRDRVWDLRLPRTLQERTLVVRQAAAALSDELGRTPTVSQIAERLELSEEEVIEALEAESARRPLSLDAQRSPEDSESQPMVETVGGPEPGYDRVESQVAAEGTELTEREHIVLRMRFEQDLPQHEIGRRLGVSQMQVSRIMRGALAKILAAVQGEE; translated from the coding sequence ATGCAAGGACGTGGCGCGACGCCCCCTGTCGCGCGGGAGCGGACAGCCTCGGTGACCGGCGAGGCGTCGCTTCTACGCCGATATGCGGCGACTCGCGACCCGCTGCTCAGGGAGGAGCTCGTCCGCCGCTTTTTGCCCCTGGCCCGGAGCCTCGCGCTTCGCTACCGCGGGACCCCCGAGCCGCTCGAAGACCTGATCCAGGTGGCGAGTCTCGGCTTGGTCAAGGCGCTCGACGGCTTCGATCCGGAGCGCGGCGACAGCTTCAAGGCGTACGCGGCGCCCACCATCCTGGGCGAGCTTCGCCGCCACTTCAGGGACCGCGTCTGGGACCTGCGGCTGCCGCGCACCCTCCAGGAGCGAACCTTGGTCGTGCGGCAGGCGGCGGCTGCGCTCTCCGACGAGCTGGGAAGGACGCCGACCGTCTCGCAGATCGCGGAGCGCCTCGAGCTCTCCGAGGAGGAGGTCATCGAGGCGTTGGAGGCGGAATCCGCGCGCCGGCCGCTTTCGCTGGACGCCCAGCGGAGCCCAGAGGATTCCGAGTCGCAGCCGATGGTCGAGACGGTTGGTGGGCCCGAGCCGGGGTATGACCGGGTGGAGTCGCAGGTCGCCGCCGAGGGCACCGAGCTCACCGAGCGCGAGCACATCGTGCTCCGGATGCGCTTCGAGCAGGACCTCCCGCAGCATGAGATCGGTCGCCGCTTGGGGGTCTCTCAGATGCAGGTCTCACGGATCATGCGCGGGGCGCTTGCCAAGATCCTCGCCGCGGTGCAGGGGGAGGAATAG
- a CDS encoding dihydrofolate reductase family protein — protein sequence MAARIVVTEFVSLDGVMEAPGGEPDFKYPGWSFEFERGDDGNQFKLDETRQADALLIGRRTYESFAGAWPEREGEFADKFNAMPKFVVSTTLKEPEWNNTTVLDSGDATAQVRKLKEEFDGELQVPGSHRLVQELIESDLVDQVNLMIFPVVLGTGKKAFEETPERRNLRLAESKVVGDGVLVLIYERVA from the coding sequence ATGGCAGCACGGATCGTGGTGACGGAGTTCGTATCGCTCGACGGCGTGATGGAGGCGCCGGGAGGCGAGCCCGACTTCAAGTACCCCGGTTGGTCATTCGAGTTCGAGCGCGGCGACGACGGGAACCAGTTCAAGCTGGACGAGACGAGACAGGCCGACGCCCTACTGATCGGCCGGCGCACGTACGAGAGCTTCGCCGGCGCCTGGCCGGAGCGCGAGGGCGAGTTCGCCGACAAGTTCAACGCGATGCCCAAGTTCGTCGTCTCGACGACCCTCAAGGAACCGGAGTGGAACAACACGACGGTCCTCGACAGCGGCGACGCGACGGCCCAGGTGCGCAAGCTGAAGGAGGAGTTCGACGGCGAGCTGCAGGTGCCGGGCAGCCACAGGCTCGTTCAGGAGCTGATCGAGAGCGACCTCGTCGACCAGGTCAACCTGATGATCTTCCCGGTGGTCCTCGGGACGGGCAAGAAGGCCTTCGAGGAGACGCCCGAGCGACGCAACCTGCGCCTTGCAGAGTCGAAGGTCGTCGGCGACGGCGTCCTGGTCCTGATCTACGAGCGGGTCGCCTGA
- a CDS encoding helix-turn-helix domain-containing protein — MSSSVTGNGNRETDARERIVEGSYELFAQRGIQAVGVDEVIETAGVAKATLYRHFPSKNDLVIAFLERREERWTRELVEAGARSRGSTPEEQLLAIFDVFDEWFRREDFEACSFVSVLLEMGPDHPAGKASMRHLENIRSIVRGLAEEAGLRDPASFAHSWHILMKGSIVAAVEGDLEAAHRAQSMARELIDQHR, encoded by the coding sequence ATGTCAAGCTCAGTGACTGGAAACGGCAACCGCGAGACGGACGCTCGGGAGCGGATCGTGGAGGGCTCCTATGAGTTGTTCGCCCAACGGGGGATCCAGGCCGTGGGCGTGGACGAGGTGATCGAGACCGCCGGGGTCGCCAAGGCGACGCTCTACCGGCACTTCCCCTCGAAGAACGATCTTGTGATCGCCTTTCTCGAGCGCCGCGAGGAACGCTGGACCCGTGAGCTTGTCGAGGCGGGAGCTAGAAGCCGCGGCTCCACCCCGGAGGAGCAGCTATTGGCGATCTTCGACGTGTTCGACGAGTGGTTTCGGCGCGAGGACTTCGAGGCTTGCTCCTTCGTCAGCGTCCTGCTCGAGATGGGCCCCGACCACCCGGCGGGCAAGGCGAGCATGCGGCATCTCGAGAACATCCGATCCATCGTGCGTGGCCTCGCCGAGGAAGCCGGCCTTCGAGATCCCGCCTCGTTCGCGCACTCGTGGCACATCCTCATGAAGGGCTCGATCGTTGCCGCCGTGGAGGGCGATCTCGAGGCGGCACATCGGGCCCAGTCGATGGCGCGCGAACTGATCGACCAGCACCGCTAA
- a CDS encoding exodeoxyribonuclease III, with protein sequence MRIATWNVNSVKQRVPRLLPWLDERRPDVVCLQETKLADEAFNELLGDELADRGYAVAVHGEATWNGVAILSRAGLEEVVLGIDGAPGFPHPETRAVSAMCGGIRVVSVYVPNGREPGSEHYEYKLAWLASLKEMVAAGPEAMVVCGDMNIAPTDDDVFDPDAYVGQTHVTPPEREALAEIQALGLRDVVRDRWPNERVFTYWDYRAGMFHQDFGMRIDLVLASAPVAGRVRAAWVDRQARKGRGPSDHAPVIVDLDEAPDGDIGPVVPPPSAPVTTRGRAKLPQSP encoded by the coding sequence GTGCGCATAGCGACCTGGAACGTGAACTCGGTCAAGCAGCGAGTGCCCCGCCTGCTGCCCTGGCTGGATGAGCGGCGACCGGATGTGGTCTGCCTGCAGGAGACCAAGCTCGCGGACGAAGCGTTCAATGAGCTACTCGGAGACGAGCTAGCCGACCGCGGCTACGCCGTCGCGGTTCACGGCGAGGCAACGTGGAACGGGGTGGCGATCCTCTCGCGCGCGGGGCTCGAGGAGGTCGTTCTGGGAATCGATGGCGCGCCGGGCTTCCCCCATCCAGAGACCCGCGCCGTGTCCGCCATGTGTGGCGGGATTCGGGTGGTCTCGGTGTACGTGCCGAACGGGCGCGAGCCGGGCTCGGAGCACTACGAGTACAAGCTCGCGTGGCTCGCCTCGCTGAAAGAGATGGTTGCCGCCGGCCCGGAGGCGATGGTCGTCTGTGGCGACATGAACATCGCGCCCACCGACGACGATGTGTTCGATCCGGACGCCTACGTTGGCCAGACGCACGTCACGCCGCCTGAGCGGGAGGCGCTGGCGGAGATCCAGGCGCTTGGCCTGCGCGACGTCGTGCGCGATCGCTGGCCGAATGAGCGGGTCTTCACCTACTGGGACTACCGCGCGGGCATGTTCCACCAGGACTTCGGGATGCGGATCGACCTGGTGCTCGCCAGCGCGCCGGTCGCCGGCCGCGTTCGGGCGGCATGGGTCGACCGCCAGGCCCGCAAGGGCAGAGGGCCGAGCGATCACGCGCCCGTGATCGTCGACCTGGACGAGGCGCCGGATGGCGATATCGGGCCGGTCGTGCCCCCGCCGTCCGCGCCGGTGACCACCCGCGGCAGGGCCAAGCTGCCGCAGTCGCCTTAA
- a CDS encoding MFS transporter, giving the protein MPWRVTEANRPWWTLVGASTGLFVLMLDSTIVVLALPAIERELDASSSGLQWVMNGYLLVIAALVVTGGRLGDIYGRRTIFALGLAIFAAGSVLSGAAWSEAAIIAGRIVQGVGAAAILPLSLAIVTEAFPAERQAQALGIWTAVSSLALALGPLAGGLLVDLDWRLIFWINVPVLVVGTAVVLVAVPETRDRTATRRLDLAGLLILAAGLTALVLPLVESDVWGLRSAKTIGLLGTGAALMVAFWVVEHRVEQPIVDFALFRNGPYFGASAAAFALVGAYWSLMFFQPQYLQGPLGHSATATGLLILPITAPMIVISPLAGRLIARFGQRGLMTAGMLCGVAGLIFMTQISDDSGYGLVLPGYLLFGIALGLVYAPMSSAAMAAMPPEKAGIASGVLAMDRVLAGAVALAVTGAVFQNLLGPHGFPTALARSSWVLVGLVAVGTVFTWLFVRSAPATSPEQVATEPPERRRLHHLHRPRFHL; this is encoded by the coding sequence GTGCCCTGGCGTGTCACCGAAGCAAACCGGCCGTGGTGGACGCTGGTAGGAGCCAGCACCGGTCTGTTCGTGCTCATGCTCGACTCGACCATAGTGGTTCTTGCGCTGCCGGCAATCGAGCGCGAGCTCGACGCGTCGTCCAGCGGCCTCCAGTGGGTGATGAACGGGTATCTGCTGGTGATCGCCGCGCTCGTCGTTACGGGCGGGCGCCTGGGCGACATCTACGGTCGCAGGACGATCTTCGCGCTGGGCCTCGCGATCTTCGCCGCCGGGTCGGTGCTCTCGGGCGCCGCCTGGAGCGAGGCCGCGATCATCGCCGGGCGCATCGTTCAGGGGGTGGGCGCCGCCGCGATTCTGCCGCTCTCGCTTGCGATCGTCACCGAGGCCTTCCCGGCCGAACGACAGGCGCAGGCCCTCGGGATCTGGACGGCGGTCTCTTCATTGGCGCTGGCGCTCGGACCGCTCGCAGGGGGACTGCTGGTTGATCTGGATTGGCGATTGATCTTCTGGATCAACGTCCCGGTCCTCGTGGTCGGCACCGCGGTGGTGCTGGTCGCCGTGCCCGAGACTCGCGACCGGACGGCGACCCGCCGCCTCGACCTGGCCGGGCTCTTGATCCTCGCGGCCGGCTTGACGGCTCTCGTCCTCCCACTCGTGGAGTCGGACGTCTGGGGGCTGCGGTCGGCCAAGACGATTGGCCTCCTGGGGACGGGCGCGGCGTTGATGGTCGCGTTCTGGGTTGTGGAGCACCGCGTCGAGCAGCCGATCGTCGACTTCGCGCTGTTTCGAAACGGGCCGTATTTCGGCGCCAGCGCGGCGGCCTTCGCGCTCGTGGGCGCCTACTGGAGCCTGATGTTCTTCCAGCCCCAATACCTGCAGGGCCCCCTCGGCCACTCGGCCACCGCGACGGGGCTGCTGATCCTGCCGATTACCGCGCCGATGATCGTGATCTCACCCCTCGCTGGGAGGCTGATCGCGCGCTTCGGGCAACGGGGCCTGATGACGGCCGGAATGCTCTGCGGCGTGGCGGGGCTGATCTTCATGACGCAGATCAGTGACGACTCGGGGTACGGGCTCGTGCTTCCGGGGTACCTCCTGTTCGGAATCGCACTGGGGCTGGTGTATGCCCCCATGTCGAGCGCCGCGATGGCCGCCATGCCGCCCGAGAAGGCGGGGATTGCATCGGGGGTACTGGCGATGGACCGCGTGCTGGCGGGCGCCGTGGCCCTGGCGGTGACCGGCGCCGTGTTCCAGAACTTGCTCGGACCTCATGGCTTCCCGACGGCGTTGGCTCGCTCGAGCTGGGTCCTGGTGGGGCTTGTGGCCGTGGGCACCGTCTTCACCTGGCTGTTCGTGCGGTCGGCCCCGGCAACCTCACCAGAGCAGGTGGCGACCGAGCCGCCCGAGCGACGCCGGCTCCATCACCTTCATCGTCCGCGCTTCCACCTCTAG
- a CDS encoding DNA polymerase domain-containing protein, which produces MAPAEATTVDAGGRDLRVSNPNRVIFPATERSGAVTKLDIVQYYLAVEEGIMRALERRPTTLERWPKGVHPGIVLSTREKGGGDAFFQKRIPRGAPDYVQTARIEFPSGRHADEICPTEVAVVGWAAQMGTITFHPWPVRNDDVDHPDELRVDLDPQPGTDFADAVRVAAEARVLLGELGYTGFPKTSGGRGVHIYIRIAPRWTFTDVRHAAIAFGRELERRLPGQVTTKWWKEERGERIFVDYNQNARDRTIASAYSVRPKLGAPVSAPLTWDELAEVAPEDFTVETMPARFAEVGDRHAAIDDTAHSLQPLLDMYEKDDSQGEGDMPYPPDYPKMPGEPKRVQPSRDRDRKRS; this is translated from the coding sequence ATGGCCCCGGCCGAGGCAACGACCGTCGATGCCGGTGGGCGCGACCTGCGCGTCTCCAACCCCAACCGCGTGATCTTCCCGGCGACCGAGCGCTCGGGCGCGGTGACCAAGCTCGACATCGTCCAGTACTACCTGGCCGTTGAGGAGGGCATCATGCGCGCGCTCGAACGGCGGCCGACGACGCTCGAGCGCTGGCCGAAGGGCGTCCACCCGGGCATCGTCCTTTCCACGCGCGAGAAGGGCGGTGGCGACGCCTTCTTTCAGAAGCGCATCCCACGTGGAGCTCCGGACTACGTGCAGACCGCGCGGATCGAGTTCCCGTCGGGGCGCCACGCGGATGAGATCTGTCCCACCGAGGTGGCCGTTGTCGGCTGGGCGGCGCAGATGGGCACGATCACTTTTCATCCGTGGCCGGTTCGCAACGACGACGTGGACCATCCAGACGAGCTGCGCGTCGACCTGGACCCGCAGCCGGGCACGGACTTCGCCGACGCGGTGCGAGTTGCTGCCGAGGCACGGGTCCTGTTGGGCGAGCTTGGCTACACCGGTTTCCCGAAGACCTCGGGGGGCCGAGGTGTCCACATATACATCCGGATCGCGCCACGTTGGACGTTCACGGACGTTCGCCACGCCGCGATCGCCTTTGGGCGGGAGCTCGAGAGGCGGTTACCGGGGCAGGTGACGACCAAGTGGTGGAAGGAGGAGCGCGGCGAGCGCATCTTCGTCGACTACAACCAGAACGCGCGCGATCGCACCATCGCGTCGGCTTACAGCGTGCGGCCGAAGCTCGGCGCGCCGGTATCCGCACCGCTCACGTGGGACGAACTGGCCGAGGTCGCACCCGAGGACTTCACGGTCGAGACGATGCCCGCGCGCTTCGCCGAGGTGGGCGATCGCCACGCGGCAATCGACGACACGGCGCATTCGCTGCAACCGCTCCTGGACATGTACGAGAAGGACGACAGCCAGGGAGAGGGCGACATGCCCTACCCGCCTGACTATCCGAAGATGCCAGGAGAGCCAAAGCGCGTTCAGCCCTCGCGCGATCGCGACCGCAAGCGGTCATGA
- a CDS encoding DUF2867 domain-containing protein: protein MPGARLPNTAHTSRPWRIHELTRDFRLVDVWALPTPGGPHDFPQLVQLFASMDPSQSSAATVRALFAIRWKVGELLGWEDPGAGLRSRVATLRDRLPADLREAPPGPEPEALPFSPFYLLGDEWAAEIANRTVHGVVHIGWVPDGTGGYRGQLAVIVKPNGLLGTAYLAAIRPFRHLIVYPQMMRDIEREWRALDWRV from the coding sequence GTGCCCGGAGCGAGGCTCCCCAACACCGCGCACACCTCCCGGCCCTGGCGAATCCACGAGCTCACCCGCGACTTCCGGCTCGTGGACGTCTGGGCCCTGCCGACGCCGGGCGGTCCGCACGACTTTCCTCAGCTCGTGCAGCTGTTCGCCTCCATGGATCCGTCGCAGAGTTCCGCCGCCACCGTCCGGGCCCTGTTCGCCATCCGGTGGAAGGTTGGTGAGCTGCTCGGCTGGGAGGACCCGGGAGCCGGACTGCGCTCCAGGGTGGCGACGCTTCGCGACCGGTTGCCTGCGGATCTGCGCGAAGCACCACCCGGCCCGGAACCCGAGGCGTTGCCGTTCAGCCCGTTTTACCTGCTCGGGGACGAGTGGGCTGCGGAGATCGCCAACCGGACCGTTCACGGGGTCGTGCACATCGGCTGGGTCCCGGACGGGACCGGCGGCTACCGCGGGCAGCTCGCGGTCATCGTGAAGCCCAACGGGTTGCTCGGAACCGCTTACCTGGCTGCGATCAGGCCCTTCCGGCACCTGATCGTCTATCCCCAGATGATGCGAGACATCGAGCGGGAGTGGCGGGCGCTCGACTGGCGAGTTTGA
- a CDS encoding glutathione S-transferase family protein: MLRLVTIPISHYCEKARWALERAGIPYREERHVQAIHRIAARRAGGGATVPVLVTPERVLGESEEILIWVDQHTGPEHRLFPAEPSERAQVERLCRRFDEGLGPTGRRLMYVHMLAQRKLMLRFNNQGVPRWEDRALRLGWPLAVRWARRELGVTPGIEGEDEAAVWREFDFVAELLADGREYLCGGRFGAADLTFAALSASVIVPPIYGVPLPQPEVLPAHTALLVRQARGHPAGRYALGLFADHRRETVA, translated from the coding sequence GTGTTGCGGCTCGTCACGATTCCGATCAGCCACTACTGCGAGAAGGCCCGCTGGGCGCTCGAGCGGGCCGGAATCCCATACCGGGAGGAGCGCCACGTCCAGGCCATCCATCGAATCGCGGCCCGTCGGGCGGGCGGCGGGGCCACGGTCCCGGTTCTGGTCACACCGGAACGCGTGCTCGGTGAGTCCGAGGAGATCCTGATCTGGGTCGATCAGCACACGGGCCCGGAGCACCGGCTCTTCCCCGCAGAGCCCTCGGAGCGGGCCCAGGTCGAGCGGCTGTGCCGCCGCTTCGACGAGGGCCTCGGGCCGACGGGCCGGCGCCTGATGTACGTCCACATGCTTGCCCAGCGGAAACTGATGCTGCGCTTCAACAATCAGGGCGTGCCGCGGTGGGAGGATCGCGCGCTCCGCCTTGGGTGGCCGCTCGCCGTGCGATGGGCCCGGCGCGAGCTCGGCGTGACTCCTGGAATCGAGGGGGAGGACGAGGCCGCGGTCTGGCGGGAGTTCGACTTCGTCGCCGAGCTGCTCGCGGACGGCCGCGAATACCTGTGCGGTGGACGGTTCGGTGCCGCGGACCTCACGTTCGCAGCGCTTTCGGCCTCGGTCATCGTGCCGCCCATCTACGGCGTCCCGCTCCCTCAACCCGAGGTGCTGCCCGCCCACACCGCGTTACTGGTCAGGCAGGCACGTGGGCACCCCGCGGGGCGCTACGCCCTCGGGCTCTTCGCTGATCACCGTCGCGAGACGGTCGCCTGA
- a CDS encoding alkaline phosphatase D family protein, producing MAGLVLGPLLRYVGSTEATIWVETDGPCEVEVLGRNTRTFGVEGHHYALVLIEDLEPGSSEEYEVKLDGERAWPPPDSSFPPSVLRTFREREQLELVFGSCRVALPHEPPYTLPKETDEENGRGFDALHALARSLLEADAPSYPDLLFLCGDQVYADQVSPQTLEFIHERDDRPPGAPPDEVADFEEYTRLYREAWSDPLIRWLFSTVSSSMVIDDHDMHDDWNISRAWCEDMERRPWWRERVIGGMMAYWLYQFIGNLSPRDLADRPLWNRVKDAEDAGPELRAFMAKDDREREGKRWSYYRDLGTTRLIVLDDRTGRLLEEGERRIVDDEEWEWIVERSTERDEIDHLLFGSSDPWLLVPSLQNLEAWNEQVCGGRWGRLAARRAERMRQALDFDHWGAFQASFRQLVRLIREVGSGEHGEPPATIGVLSGDVHHAYLAEVAFPRGSGVRSSVYQGVCSPYRNALDSRERRTIKLAHTQPVAALTSRLAAAVDVGDPGIRWRLCEGPYFDNQVATLKLDGRRASMKLEKVPHDPEGRDERLELVFERRLS from the coding sequence ATGGCCGGCCTGGTGCTGGGACCGCTACTGCGCTACGTGGGCAGCACCGAGGCGACGATCTGGGTGGAGACCGACGGGCCGTGTGAGGTTGAGGTCCTGGGTCGAAACACACGGACGTTCGGCGTCGAAGGCCACCACTACGCCCTGGTGTTGATCGAGGACCTCGAACCCGGCTCGAGCGAGGAGTACGAGGTCAAGTTGGACGGCGAGCGAGCCTGGCCGCCGCCGGACTCGAGCTTCCCGCCGAGCGTCCTGCGCACGTTCAGGGAGCGGGAGCAGCTCGAGCTCGTGTTCGGCTCCTGCCGCGTGGCACTGCCCCACGAGCCCCCCTACACCCTGCCGAAGGAAACCGACGAGGAGAACGGACGCGGGTTCGACGCCCTGCATGCCCTGGCCCGCTCCCTGCTCGAGGCGGACGCGCCGAGCTACCCCGACCTGCTCTTCCTCTGCGGCGATCAGGTCTACGCCGACCAGGTCTCGCCGCAGACCCTCGAGTTCATCCACGAGCGCGACGATCGGCCACCCGGGGCGCCTCCAGACGAGGTGGCCGACTTCGAGGAGTACACGCGGCTCTACCGGGAGGCATGGAGCGACCCCCTGATCCGCTGGCTGTTCTCCACGGTCTCGAGCTCGATGGTGATCGACGACCACGACATGCACGACGACTGGAACATCTCGCGGGCCTGGTGCGAGGACATGGAGCGCCGGCCGTGGTGGCGCGAGCGTGTGATCGGCGGGATGATGGCCTACTGGCTGTATCAGTTCATCGGCAACCTCTCGCCGCGCGACCTCGCCGATCGCCCGCTGTGGAATCGGGTCAAGGACGCCGAAGACGCGGGCCCTGAGCTGCGCGCCTTTATGGCGAAGGACGACCGCGAACGCGAGGGGAAGCGCTGGAGCTATTACCGCGACCTCGGCACGACGCGGCTGATCGTGCTCGACGATCGCACCGGGCGCCTGCTCGAGGAGGGCGAACGCAGAATCGTCGACGACGAGGAATGGGAGTGGATCGTCGAGCGCTCCACCGAGCGGGACGAGATCGACCACCTGCTCTTCGGCAGCTCGGACCCCTGGCTGCTCGTCCCGAGCCTCCAGAACCTCGAGGCCTGGAACGAGCAGGTGTGCGGGGGACGCTGGGGGAGGCTGGCTGCTCGTCGCGCGGAGCGCATGCGCCAAGCGCTCGACTTCGACCACTGGGGAGCCTTCCAGGCGTCGTTCAGGCAACTCGTCCGGCTCATCCGGGAGGTCGGCTCGGGCGAGCATGGAGAACCGCCGGCGACCATCGGGGTGCTCTCCGGCGACGTCCATCACGCTTATCTGGCGGAGGTCGCATTCCCCCGCGGCTCCGGGGTCCGGAGCTCCGTCTACCAGGGCGTGTGCTCCCCCTACCGCAACGCGCTCGACAGCCGTGAGCGGCGCACGATCAAGCTCGCCCACACACAACCGGTCGCCGCCCTCACCAGCCGCCTCGCCGCGGCCGTCGACGTCGGGGACCCAGGCATCCGCTGGCGCCTGTGCGAGGGCCCTTACTTCGACAACCAGGTGGCGACGCTGAAGCTCGACGGACGTCGCGCGAGCATGAAGCTGGAGAAGGTCCCGCATGACCCCGAGGGGCGCGACGAGCGGCTGGAGCTCGTCTTCGAGCGCCGGCTGAGCTGA